A window of the Gossypium hirsutum isolate 1008001.06 chromosome A03, Gossypium_hirsutum_v2.1, whole genome shotgun sequence genome harbors these coding sequences:
- the LOC107942199 gene encoding uncharacterized protein, which yields MRLFVHGRRGYNQREGIAWQKDIRVDKNLFRALVQFWNSAYKCFTFGEVDLVPTMEEYTTLLRCPKIQVRKTYARVFSSQTFVKKLMSISGMSEPWVITRIQQKGDSKCIPWENLQDFILTHPDERKRVDIFALNVYRLVIFPKALRHVDEAVIDLFDRLEKGITPVLEDRQGAIHWMCTIIYGMVPRALLEGRQSFLSSLLQGLFPIERISSYTEERGYLRGEVDGHSSEPQVGGYRVESLLDGIWGAIGYTPLLALRQYKSRQFVPTTYGLAQSEFSFTGAHYKKRVRELSDAWKQTCWMKRLAVSSIVTPEYSEWFRKRIKDNIARPSLENTRPIGEQLQIAPSELEIIRQDFDKKSSELRKKIEQLKEEKMHLRLDADVQRSEAEKWRKGKTKAEEDLNSLKIDYKKLRLSMRTAGLAQARNEDLEKSLSKSRNERGELRARVAELEKSLHQYRNCNTAIELRASLSQIEEMKGRIGELEASL from the exons atgcggctgttcGTGCATGGTCGGAGAGGCTACAATCAGAGAGAGGGGATAGCTTGGCAGAAGG ACATTAGAGTGGATAAGAATTTGTTCCGAGCCTTGGTGCAGTTTTGGAATTCTGCGtacaagtgtttcacttttggagaagTGGATTTGGTACCTACCATGGAGGAATACACTACTTTGCTCAGGTGTCCCAAAATTCAGGTCCGGAAGACTTATGCTCGGGTTTTTAGTAGTCAGACTTTCGTGAAGAAACTGATGAGCATTTctgggatgagcgagccttgGGTCATTACTCGGAttcagcaaaaaggagatagcaaATGTATCCCTTGGGAGAATTTGCAAGATTTTATCTTGACACATCCAGATGAAAGAAAGAGGGTTGATATATTTGCCTTAAACGTCTACAGATTAGTGATCTTTCCTAAGGCTTTGAGGCACGTAGACGAGGCAGTCATTGACTTGTTTGATCGCCTTGAAAAGGGAATCACACCAGTACTG GAAGACAGGCAAGGGgcgattcattggatgtgcacaattATTTATGGCATGGTTCCACgggcacttttggaaggtagacaAAGTTTCCTATCGAGTCTTCTCCAAGGGTTATTTCCCATTGAAAGAATAAGCAGCTATACAGAGGAGAGAGGATATCTcagaggagaagtggatggaCATTCTTCAGAACCTCAAGTAGGTGGATATCGAGTGGAGAGCTTATTGGATG gaatttggggagctatcgGGTATACTCCACTGTTAGCCTTGAGGCAATATAAGTCGAGGCAATTTGTACCCACGACCTATGGGCTTGCTCAAAGTGAATTCTCATTTACAGGTGCTCATTATAAGAAGAGAGTTCGGGAGTTATCGGATGCTTGGAAGCAAACTTGTTGGATGAAGAGGTTAGCCGTCAGTTCCATAGTAACGCCCGAGTATAGCGAGTGGTTTAGGAAGAGGATTAAGGATAATATTGCTAGGCCAAGCTTGGAGAATACTCGACCTATCGGGGAACAATTACAAATTGCCCCATCAGAATTGGAAATTATAAGGCAAGATTTTGATAAGAAGAGTTCGGAGCTCAGGAAGAAGATCGAACAGTTAAAAGAAGAGAAGATGCATCTAAGGTTAGACGCTGATGTTCAGAGGTCAGAGGCTGAGAAAtggagaaaaggaaaaactaaggcCGAAGAAGACCTAAACAGCTTGAAGATAGACTACAAGAAGCTGCGCCTATCTATGAGGACTGCGGGTTTAG CTCAGGCACGAAACGAAGATTTGGAGAAGAGTCTGTCGAAGAGCAGAAACGAGCGAGGTGAACTAAGGGCTAGGGTGGCAGAACTCGAGAAGTCTCTGCATCAGTACCGAAACTGCAACACCGCAATAGAGCTGAGGGCAAGCTTGAGCCAGATAGAAGagatgaaaggaagaataggagagTTAGAGGCATCACTGTAG
- the LOC107943694 gene encoding putative gamma-glutamylcyclotransferase At3g02910: protein MAEATTQALIFTYGTLKQGHGNHHLIQDLILQQDAIFLGFHVTHQPHPLVIGPHGIPYLINLPGHGHQVKGELYSVSTRGLVRLDELEGISIGHYEGLPIELYEEGKEGVLVAAEAYFAHRSFGERLWERKGKVGLTEFGEEEGKGYVGIEDRPHGCDVLHDITSFLSYNSEEL from the coding sequence ATGGCTGAAGCCACCACCCAAGCCCTCATCTTTACCTACGGGACATTGAAACAAGGCCATGGTAACCACCATCTAATACAAGACCTTATCCTCCAACAAGACGCTATCTTTTTAGGCTTTCACGTCACTCATCAACCCCACCCACTCGTCATAGGCCCACACGGCATCCCCTACCTCATCAACCTCCCTGGACATGGCCACCAAGTCAAAGGCGAGTTATACTCCGTGTCAACTCGTGGACTGGTCCGACTCGACGAACTGGAAGGAATCAGCATAGGGCATTATGAGGGGTTGCCTATTGAACTGTATGAAGAGGGGAAAGAAGGGGTTTTGGTTGCTGCTGAGGCGTATTTCGCCCATAGGAGCTTTGGGGAAAGGCTTTGGGAGAGGAAAGGGAAAGTGGGTTTAACTGAGTTTGGAGAAGAAGAGGGAAAAGGGTATGTTGGAATAGAAGATAGGCCTCATGGGTGTGATGTTCTTCATGATATTACTTCATTTCTTAGCTATAATAGTGAAGAATTgtag